Proteins from a single region of Seriola aureovittata isolate HTS-2021-v1 ecotype China chromosome 9, ASM2101889v1, whole genome shotgun sequence:
- the si:dkey-151g10.3 gene encoding serine/threonine-protein kinase WNK3 isoform X7, producing the protein MATDPGEPTGTEDSSEKPDGQREEDTEREGRADQQRERTHSTPSDLSSSQTQERRATGGEDGGIRGGGGGGGEASQEGEETAFKPISFSTPSLPVDTGQKRLRREKRFFRKSVEICDQDDDVEVPPEAPHSAPHLELRSSDSVFTSSAQQQGAASSCAALGHDPSCPSSSQEPGKEAPSSTPTHRGKERDREQEEEAEMKAVATSPGGRFLKFDIELGRGAFKTVYKGLDTETWVEVAWCELQDRKLTKAEQQRFKEEAEMLKGLQHPNIVRFYDSWESVLRGKKCIVLVTELMTSGTLKTYLKRFKVMKPKVLRSWCRQILKGLHFLHTRTPPIVHRDLKCDNIFITGPTGSVKIGDLGLATLMRTSFAKSVIGTPEFMAPEMYEEHYDESVDVYAFGMCMLEMATSEYPYSECQNAAQIYRKVTSGIKPASFDKVNDPEIKEIIEGCIRQNKSQRLSIRDLLNHAFFGEDTGVRVELAEEDTGIQDCLALRIWVEEPKKLKGKHKDNEAIEFSYDLENDSAEEVALEMVKSGFFHESDAKVVGKSIRDRVNLIKKSRERRQQQLLQQQQGFEERRDSSLTSYTFSHPSCTSSMGPGAAGQTGGGGGGGGGGGGGQESEELPEVDQHVRQQHIFSGTTLTLPEGESIGSASCESYASGQSQAYSQQGESYTHSQTTLPPTASGTGALAHPQMLPTGESGSIPNVPLGQSVSMSSMSIGQSGGGPVGQTFLQPSSVQVPQVSPSVPQQYFQDGPYLSSTEHHSSSGSVPPNGEETLQLLANGKLEKLKTQRRTSCQRPEKVSHQFQLSMLQVSGSGDNMVECQLETHSNKMVTFKFDIEGDAPEDIADYMVEEDFVLDVEKEKFVEELRAIVKKAHEILQTHSETGSTDQLHVSTPTSSTADSVPHSSPVGRWRFFINQTIRHRDSLSNQGAGTPPPTTEARIPQSPKREKESEGSQSLESLTGMASPPCPTLSATSPPVSTVSAPASMSPPATAAHASHITASESISAPASTLEASVPVTASAGLELPVLSSASADQISSAPSSIAIPAAANLPNLSTAPDVVSPTPTNILPDILTSPGTSGCSTLGQSIGDTVITAPRSCVSAADQSSTSFHSPPPAAAVVSSAVSQLSMEQQQTLTQVAKPAPQQPQPQLQPALQQQVTTAQQQLQAMQLEHQAQQIQQATPQQQQQSQHQVYQEQIQLQQSLQQLQQQQLMQKQIPLQQQLTEVQVLPQPGHTEVLKQSVPQQQFLPPMPLQQTQQPLLQQQTTQYTPQLLQQPQLQQLPQQVITPLAAVVPQQHAHIDQQQPQQLNLQQTIQLQQQQMVQQQLQQQQHQLFMGAVALKPDQSQMLPLSISQQFLQHQAQLNVSTVLQQQIPQQTQIPAELAQQHIQSQKQLQHIEQQQEVVKAMDTPQKQQQFSLQKQSSLQMSESEVSTGETSFTEDTGSYSAPFHPSSDSSLPPLHLGTAEASLPTLSLTMTPSPAQPSSVAESDSEGPPKIEFVDNRIKTLDEKLRNLLYQEYSSGAALAGGAVSGPTSAASTSAGGDESSEPQSLHHLSFPPPVSSSDTSPHSSSSTTSSTTSRSSSTSPDPERDGGREDASSEVPNSAGLGPVEQQPGPSLPSTSASSTPPTSLLPPSQDDSAGPQRPPVPGEPTILAVPPHSDTSTTGDATWPPNQHPIPLRHGQQQHNAGGGYFGLNLTCPSIRNPVSKKSWTRKFKNWACKLRHSASLFKKPRVQQDGRSSSQALREEKEAAPLNPPQSRKGRFQVTPVPQTSPPKDAPSGHGSTHRKVGRFSVTQAEMKKEDGQIGSSPVSPHLERERRRSRAKEGEKDESKRTPAMAHLSRGHGHSHSPPGSSDDDDESELEDEDLRKELHKLREKHIREVVSLQAQQNRELQELYRQLRSLKDQRQSLPVSFSRTPPLPTAPPVLSPRRPRPAKIKLRPRPHSHMDNNGVTHSGIQQSSSFSGGEQTRLPLYCNPEHRPSLPAKRDHSPLRKSTFTDELHKLVDNWTKETVGPAPPKPSLNQIKQIQQVQELGGWSQPTEVAPPGWFPVAPLNPQASPTPTSLPVAAPSHYTGGGSLSTLPSPGPPPQTHMAQVPQMQQSLHLHQSLPLQQMTYQQSPLRQQIPQPRMQTPIQSQSLPQTQPITQLPHSPPQSQPLLPSQMPTSPVSTAASLLPGSDTTAPTDSTAATGGTFCSCSSSCSTCSSSCSAAALPSSAKIHPTPPTSTLPLGQK; encoded by the exons ATGGCTACTGACCCAGGAGAGCCCACAGGCACCGAGGACTCCTCGGAGAAACCTGATGGACAAAGGGAGGAGGACACGGAGCGGGAGGGCAGGGCCGACcaacagagggagaggacacACAGCACCCCTTCagacctctcctcctcccagactcaggagaggagagcgacaggaggagaggatggaggaatccgaggaggaggaggaggaggaggggaagccAGCCAGGAGGGCGAGGAGACTGCATTCAAACCGATTTCATTCTCCACGCCCTCCTTACCAGTTGACACTGGTCAGAAACGACTGAGGAGGGAGAAGCGCTTCTTCAGGAAGAGTGTTGAGATTTGTGATCAGGACGACGATGTGGAGGTGCCCCCCGAGGCACCCCACAGTGCCCCCCACCTGGAGCTGCGTTCCTCGGACTCAGTCTTCACCAGCAGTGCCCAGCAGCAAGGGGCTGCTTCATCCTGTGCTGCCCTGGGTCATGACCCTTCTTGTCCCAGTTCCAGCCAGGAGCCTGGCAAGGAAGCTCCTTCCTCCACACCCACCCACAGGGGGAAGGAGAGGGACcgtgagcaggaggaggaggcagagatgaAGGCTGTGGCTACTTCTCCTGGAGGCAGGTTCCTCAAGTTTGATATTGAACTGGGCAGAGGAGCCTTCAAAACTGTGTATAAAGGCCTGGACACCGAGACTTGGGTGGAGGTGGCTTGGTGTGAACTTCAG GACCGCAAGCTGACCAAGGCGGAGCAGCAACGCTTCAAGGAGGAGGCTGAGATGCTGAAGGGGCTTCAGCACCCCAACATCGTCCGCTTCTATGATTCCTGGGAGTCTGTGCTCCGTGGCAAGAAGTGCATTGTACTGGTCACTGAACTCATGACTTCAGGAACACTCAAAAC TTACCTTAAGCGCTTTAAGGTGATGAAACCCAAGGTCCTGAGGAGTTGGTGTAGGCAAATTCTGAAGGGCCTTCACTTCCTTCACACCAGGACTCCTCCAATTGTCCACCGGGACCTCAAGTGTGATAACATCTTCATAACAGGCCCCACAGGATCAGTCAAGATAGGCGACCTCGGACTTGCCACTCTGATGAGGACCTCCTTTGCCAAGAGTGTCATAG GAACACCGGAGTTCATGGCTCCAGAGATGTATGAGGAGCACTACGATGAGTCTGTGGATGTTTACGCCTTTGGGATGTGCATGCTGGAGATGGCTACTTCAGAATACCCCTACTCTGAGTGTCAAAATGCAGCTCAGATCTATCGCAAAGTCACAAGT GGTATAAAGCCAGCCAGCTTTGATAAAGTGAATGACCCAGAGATAAAAGAGATCATCGAAGGCTGCATTCGTCAGAACAAGAGCCAGAG ACTCTCCATCAGAGACCTCCTGAACCACGCATTCTTTGGGGAAGACACCGGGGTCCGAGTAGAGCTGGCAGAGGAGGACACAGGCATCCAGGACTGTCTGGCTCTCCGGATTTGGGTTGAAGAGCCTAAGAAGCTGAAGGGGAAGCACAAAGACAATGAGGCCATTGAGTTCAGCTATGACCTGGAGAATGATAGCGCTGAGGAGGTGGCTCTAGAGATG GTAAAGTCAGGTTTCTTCCATGAGAGTGATGCCAAGGTGGTGGGAAAATCCATCCGGGACCGAGTAAATCTGATCAAAAAGTCACGAGAGCGTCGACAGCAGCAACTCCTCCAACAGCAACAGGGCTTTGAGGAAAGGAGAGACTCCTCTCTCACTTCCTACACCTTTTCTCATCCATCATGCACGTCCTCAATGGGGCCGGGGGCAGctggacagacaggaggaggaggaggaggaggaggaggaggaggaggagggcaggagTCTGAGGAGCTGCCTGAAGTGGACCAGCATGTCAGACAGCAGCATATTTTCAGTGGGACAACCCTTACTCTGCCAG AGGGTGAGAGCATTGGGTCTGCCAGCTGTGAATCTTATGCAagtggacagagccaggcatACTCTCAGCAAGGGGAGTCATACACCCACTCCCAGACGACTCTCCCCCCTACAGCATCT GGCACTGGTGCATTGGCTCATCCTCAAATGCTCCCCACTGGTGAGAGTGGAAGCATTCCAAATGTGCCTCTTGGTCAGAGTGTCAGTATGTCCAGCATGTCCATTGGCCAAAGTGGAGGCGGACCTGTCGGTCAGACATTTCTTCAGCCCAGTTCGGTGCAGGTTCCGCAGGTATCACCAAGTGTACCTCAACAATATTTTCAG GATGGTCCATACCTGTCAAGTACAGAACATCATTCTTCTTCAGG GTCTGTTCCACCTAATGGAGAAGAAACTCTTCAGCTTTTGGCCAATGGGaaattagaaaaattaaaaactcaaAGAAGAACTTCCTGTCAGAGACCTGAAAAAGTTTCACATCAGTTTCAACTGAGCATGCTCCAG GTGTCCGGCAGCGGGGACAATATGGTGGAATGCCAGCTGGAGACTCATAGCAACAAGATGGTGacatttaaatttgacattGAAGGGGATGCACCTGAGGACATAGCAGATTACATG GTGGAGGAGGACTTTGTCCTTGATGTGGAGAAGGAGAAATTTGTTGAGGAGCTTAGAGCAATAGTTAAGAAAGCCCATGAAATTCTTCAAACACATTCAGAG ACTGGATCAACTGACCAGCTACATGTGAGCACTCCCACTAGCTCAACAG CGGACTCAGTGCCCCATTCCTCCCCAGTGGGACGTTGGCGCTTTTTTATCAACCAGACCATCCGCCATAGAGACTCTCTTTCCAACCAGGGAGCGGGCACACCACCACCAACTACAGAAGCAAGGATACCCCAGTCTcctaaaagagagaaag AAAGTGAAGGATCCCAGAGTCTGGAGTCCTTGACTGGAATGGCCTCTCCCCCCTGCCCCACCCTTTCTGCCACCTCCCCTCCAGTCTCCACTGTCTCAGCCCCTGCCTCCATGTCACCCCCAGCCACTGCTGCCCATGCTTCTCACATCACTGCCTCTGAAAGCATCTCCGCACCAGCCTCCACTCTTGAAGCTTCTGTTCCTGTCACTGCTTCAGCTGGTCTTGAACTGCCAGTCCTCAGCTCGGCTTCTGCTGACCAAATTTCCAGTGCTCCCTCATCCATTGCAATACCCGCTGCTGCTAACCTCCCCAACTTGTCCACTGCTCCCGATGTTGTGTCTCCCACACCAACCAACATTCTTCCTGATATCCTTACTTCTCCGGGAACCAGTGGTTGCTCCACTTTAGGTCAAAGTATTGGGGATACAGTAATAACTGCCCCAAGGTCATGTGTGTCTGCGGCGGACCAATCCTCAACCTCTTTTCATTCCCCTCCTCCGGCTGCTGCAGTGGTCTCTTCAGCAGTAAGCCAACTTAGCATGGAGCAACAGCAGACACTTACCCAGGTGGCCAAACCAGccccacaacaaccacaaccacagctACAGCCTGCATTACAGCAGCAGGTAACAACAGCTCAACAGCAACTGCAGGCAATGCAGCTGGAGCATCAGGCACAGCAGATACAGCAGGCAacaccacagcaacaacagcaatcACAGCATCAAGTGTACCAGGAGCAAATCCAGCTGCAACAGTCTCTCCAGCAGTTACAACAACAGCAACTCATGCAGAAACAAATACCACTTCAACAACAGCTGACTGAGGTGCAGGTGCTGCCTCAGCCAGGTCATACAGAGGTGTTAAAACAGTCTGTGCCTCAGCAGCAGTTTCTGCCACCAATGCCCCTACAGCAGACCCAACAACCCCTTCTTcaacagcaaacaacacagTACACCCCACAGTTGCTGCAACAGCCTCAGTTACAGCAATTACCGCAGCAGGTTATTACACCACTAGCTGCTGTAGTGCCACAACAGCATGCTCATATTGATCAGCAGCAGCCACAACAGTTAAACCTTCAGCAGACAATACAATTACAGCAACAGCAAATGGTgcaacagcagctacagcagcagcaacatcagcTGTTTATGGGTGCCGTGGCTTTAAAACCAGACCAAAGCCAAATGTTGCCCCTGTCAATTAGTCAACAGTTTCTTCAGCATCAGGCACAGCTAAATGTTAGCACTGTACTGCAACAACAAATTCCACAGCAAACCCAAATCCCCGCCGAGCTGGCACAACAACATATACAGTCACAGAAACAGCTGCAACACATTGAGCAGCAACAGGAGGTTGTTAAAGCCATGGACACACCCCAGAAACAACAGCAATTTTCACTGCAGAAGCAGTCCTCTTTACAGATGTCAGAGTCAGAGGTGTCCACGGGAGAAACAAGtttcacagaggacacaggAAGCTACTCTGCCCCCTTTCACCCTTCCTCTGACTCCTCTCTGCCTCCGCTCCATCTTGGCACTGCTGAAGCCTCGTTacccactctctccctcacaaTGACACCATCCCCTGCTCAACCTTCCTCTGTGGCTGAGTCAGACAGTGAAGGCCCCCCCAAAATTGAATTTGTGGACAACCGCATAAAGACTCTGGATGAAAAGCTGAGGAACTTATTGTATCAGGAGTACAGCAGTGGGGCAGCACTGGCCGGAGGAGCTGTGTCTGGCCCTACATCCGCTGCCTCCACATCAGCAGGAGGAGACGAGTCATCTGAGCCACAATCACTCCACCACTTGTCTTTCCCCCCACCCGTGTCCTCCTCAGATACTTCCCCCCACTCATCATCGTCCACTACCTCTTCCACCACCTCCcgttcctcctccacctcccctgacccagagagggatggagggcgAGAGGACGCTTCCTCAGAAGTGCCCAACTCTGCGGGGCTGGGTCCGGTGGAGCAGCAGCCTGGCCCATCTCTCCCCTCCACCTCTGCGTCGTCGACCCCACCTACCTCTCTCCTACCTCCCAGTCAGGATGACTCTGCTGGGCCCCAGCGCCCACCTGTACCCGGAGAACCAACCATTCTT GCTGTACCCCCACACTCTGACACCAGTACCACTGGAGACGCAACGTGGCCCCCCAATCAGCACCCGATCCCCCTCCGGcatggacagcagcagcacaatgcAGGAGGTGGATATTTTGGCCTAAACCTGACATGTCCTAGTATCAGAAATCCTGTTAGCAAGAAATCCTGGACTCGCAAATTCAAAAACTGGGCGTGCAAACTGCGCCACTCCGCCAGCTTGTTCAAGAAACCCAGAGTCCAGCAAG ATGGACGTTCCAGCAGCCAGGCACttagagaggaaaaggaggcaGCACCTCTAAATCCACCTCAGTCGCGCAAAGGACGATTTCAG GTGACTCCAGTGCCCCAGACCTCTCCCCCAAAGGATGCCCCATCAGGCCATGGGAGCACTCATAGGAAAGTGGGACGCTTCTCTGTTACCCAGGCTGAGATGAAAAAAGAGGATGGGCAGATTGGCAGCTCCCCAGTGTCTCCTCAtttggagagggagaggaggagatctCGGGCAAAGGAAGGGGAGAAGGATGAAAGTAAGAGGACCCCAGCAATGGCCCATCTGTCTCGAGGTCATGGACACAGCCACTCACCTCCAGGCAgcagcgatgatgatgatgagagtgAGTTGGAGGATGAAGACCTGAGAAAAGAACTACACAAGCTCCGAGAGAA GCACATCAGAGAGGTGGTTTCCCTTCAGGCCCAGCAGAACAGAGAGTTGCAGGAACTGTACAGACAGCTTCGTTCCCTCAAAGACCAAAGGCAGAGTCTGCCTGTCTCCTTTTCCCGAACCCCTCCTCTTCCCACGGcacctcctgtcctctctcctcgcAGGCCCAGGCCAGCCAAAATCAAACTCCGGCCCCGGCCCCACTCTCATATGGATAACAATGGAGTTACACACTCTg GGATTCAGCAGTCAAGTAGTTTTTCAGGGGGTGAACAGACTAGACTGCCCCTATACTGCAACCCAGAGCACCGCCCGTCACTGCCTGCGAAAAGAG ATCACAGTCCTCTAAGAAAAAGCACATTCACAGATGAGCTGCACAAACTTGTTGATAATTGGACAAAGGAGACGGTGGGCCCCGCCCCACCCAAGCCTTCACTGAATCAGATCAAGCAGATTCAGCAGGTGCAGGAGTTGGGAGGTTGGAGTCAGCCAACTGAG GTGGCTCCACCAGGTTGGTTTCCAGTGGCACCACTGAATCCCCAGGCATCCCCGACCCCTACCAGCTTGCCTGTGGCAGCCCCTTCCCATTACACAGGTGGAGGAAGCCTGTCCACCCTGCCCTCTCCAGGACCTCCACCACAAACGCACATGGCTCAGGTGCCACAGATGCAGCAAAGTTTACATCTTCATCAGTCTCTCCCCCTCCAACAGATGACCTATCAGCAGTCTCCACTGCGCCAGCAGATACCACAGCCCCGGATGCAAACTCCCATACAGTCTCAGTCGCTACCACAGACACAGCCCATTACCCAGCTGCCCCATTCCCCACCTCAAAGCCAACCACTGCTGCCTTCCCAAATGCCCACATCTCCAGTGTCCACAGCCGCATCTCTGCTGCCCGGCAGTGACACCACTGCACCCACAGATAGTACTGCTGCTACTGGGGGGACATTTTGCTCCTGTTCCTCATCCTGTTCCACCTGTTCCTCCtcttgctctgctgctgctctaccTTCCAGTGCCAAAATTCACCCAACACCCCCCACCTCGACTCTTCCTCTGGGACAGAAATGA